In Astatotilapia calliptera chromosome 20, fAstCal1.2, whole genome shotgun sequence, one genomic interval encodes:
- the hoxc13a gene encoding homeobox protein Hox-C13a, with protein sequence MTTSLVLHPRWADTLMYVYEKSPNENNQNKSQTMEGLSGNCPATHCRDLMSHPALGRHSGTIATHQGSVYSDISSTDTGRQCPASQTSSSASLSYGYPFGNPYYGCRLSHSHNVNLQQKPCSYHPAEKYAEPSTALPTEELSTRAKEFAFYPSFASSYQAVPGYLDVSVVPSISAHPEPRHDALIPMEGYQHWALPNSWDGYKEPTQPTHIWKSPFPDVVPLQPEVSSYRRGRKKRVPYTKIQLKELEKEYAASKFITKDKRRRISAATNLSERQVTIWFQNRRVKEKKFVSKSKNSHMHTT encoded by the exons ATGACGACTTCGCTAGTTCTGCATCCACGCTGGGCGGACACCTTGATGTACGTTTATGAAAAAAGCCCGAATGAAAACAACCAGAATAAAAGCCAAACAATGGAGGGACTGAGCGGTAATTGCCCTGCGACCCACTGCAGGGACCTGATGTCGCACCCCGCGCTGGGACGACATTCTGGCACCATAGCGACCCACCAGGGCTCCGTCTACTCGGATATTTCCTCCACAGACACTGGCCGACAGTGTCCCGCTTCTCAAACATCATCAAGTGCATCTTTGAGTTACGGTTATCCCTTTGGAAACCCATATTACGGCTGCAGATTATCTCACTCGCACAACGTGAACTTGCAGCAGAAGCCTTGCTCGTACCATCCCGCAGAGAAATATGCCGAGCCCAGCACAGCGCTGCCTACGGAAGAGCTGTCTACCAGGGCGAAAGAGTTTGCCTTCTACCCGAGTTTCGCCAGCTCGTATCAGGCTGTTCCCGGATATCTCGACGTGTCGGTGGTGCCCAGTATCAGTGCCCACCCTGAACCGCGCCACGACGCCTTGATTCCCATGGAGGGCTACCAGCACTGGGCTCTCCCTAATAGCTGGGATGGCTACAAAGAGCCAACACAACCAACTCATATTTGGAAATCACCTTTCCCAG ATGTTGTGCCATTGCAGCCTGAGGTCAGCAGTTATCGTCGAGGGCGTAAAAAGCGTGTCCCTTACACCAAAATCCAGCTCAAGGAACTGGAGAAAGAGTATGCAGCGAGCAAGTTCATCACCAAAGACAAGAGAAGGCGGATCTCGGCCGCCACCAACCTTTCAGAGCGTCAAGTCACCATCTGGTTCCAAAACCGACGAGTCAAGGAGAAGAAATTTGTCAGTAAATCCAAGAACAGTCATATGCACACCACTTGA